The Bdellovibrio sp. NC01 genome includes the window GCTCATAGATTATCTCTTCGGGAAAAGGCCTTCACGTTTCGTGAATAAGTTTTTTAACCAATGACCAAAAGTATCTTCAGGTCCTGGCAAACGATCGGGAACAATTTGACCACGTTCGCGCAATTTCGCGCATAACATTTTCACCTTCTTTTGCGAATCTGGTGAATGCACAAACTGCACACCGAAACCTTCAACGCTTGATTTCGCAGTGACATAAACCACACGGCCTTGCGCTTCAAAAGATTCGTCTTCAAAAGCCCACGTCAACTTCACAGTTTCGCCCTCTTTCAGGTGACCTGAAGTCAAAGCGAACAAACCGCCCTCAGAAATATTTTTGATTGAGCCCGTTTCATTCGAACCATTGATCGTCAGCGCATTGTTAAACACGTAACGAGGAGCAGCCTCCCACCAACGCAAACGTGGATCAAGATACACATTACGAACTGCGGGAACAACGAAGTAAGCAACCGCCAACAAGTCGGCCACCAACACCACAACAAGAGCAATGAAGTTTGCAAGATTTGGATTCGTCGAAAAACCGTAAAGATTCACAGCGAAGATCAAAGCTAAACACGCAAGATACGCCCAATAGCTCCAGCGTTTGCAGATGTAGATAAAAATACCCGCTAGAACTGGCAAAAGAACGTAACTA containing:
- a CDS encoding PilZ domain-containing protein yields the protein MKRKPWAIIILAVLHILAPFGNLVINAQRAHHTILEHWNFWMNFMPKPLFFSYVLLPVLAGIFIYICKRWSYWAYLACLALIFAVNLYGFSTNPNLANFIALVVVLVADLLAVAYFVVPAVRNVYLDPRLRWWEAAPRYVFNNALTINGSNETGSIKNISEGGLFALTSGHLKEGETVKLTWAFEDESFEAQGRVVYVTAKSSVEGFGVQFVHSPDSQKKVKMLCAKLRERGQIVPDRLPGPEDTFGHWLKNLFTKREGLFPKR